Proteins co-encoded in one Pseudophryne corroboree isolate aPseCor3 chromosome 1, aPseCor3.hap2, whole genome shotgun sequence genomic window:
- the LOC135053840 gene encoding C-C motif chemokine 21a-like isoform X1, with amino-acid sequence MASAMAGGVMGQSLTRQNQGETFTQVAISRIGGTGHTAADCCLQTSNKRIPFSVVVGYKIQTAYRGCPIPAVVFSTNTKPPTNLCSTPGMPWVNRLIKKLEKMKRDDGKKDKIDGRARKAK; translated from the exons ATGGCTTCCGCCATGGCCGGAGGTGtaatggggcaatcacttacaaggcaaaaccaaggcGAAACCTTCACCCAGGTGGCAATCTCTAGAATAGGTG GTACCGGTCACACTGCGGCTGACTGCTGTCTCCAGACCAGTAACAAGCGCATCCCGTTCAGCGTCGTGGTGGGATATAAGATACAAACAGCGTACAGAGGATGCCCCATACCAGCCGTGGT GTTCTCTACAAATACGAAGCCCCCAACAAATCTGTGTTCTACCCCTGGCATGCCGTGGGTTAATAGACTGATCAAGAAACTGGAGAAGATGAAAAGAGATGATGGAAAGAAAGACAAGATCGATGGGAGAGCAAGGAAAGCAAAATAA